In one Drosophila pseudoobscura strain MV-25-SWS-2005 chromosome X, UCI_Dpse_MV25, whole genome shotgun sequence genomic region, the following are encoded:
- the Ilp2 gene encoding probable insulin-like peptide 2, with product MSKIVSVSLVLVLLAVTLSCGVADSSMYMRDQSNHVLCSYKLNEMLSLVCKEFNSVLPHKRGMPAATELDPLDPIQYVEDKEGTASDVLPYPLFGGRFYGGEEALSSLAAVRRRTRQGIADRCCRKPCDISVLTEYCSIPNY from the exons ATGAGCAAGATTGTGTCGGTATCCCTGGTCCTGGTGCTCCTGGCTGTGACCCTGTCGTGTGGCGTCGCGGACAGCAGCATGTACATGCGGGACCAGAGCAACCATGTCCTGTGCAGCTACAAGCTGAACGAGATGCTGTCCCTGGTGTGCAAGGAGTTCAACAGTGTCCTGCCCCACAAGCGAGGCATGC CCGCCGCCACCGAGCTGGATCCGCTCGATCCCATCCAGTACGTGGAGGACAAGGAGGGCACAGCCTCTGATGTACTGCCCTATCCGCTCTTCGGTGGCCGATTTTACGGCGGAGAGGAGGCTCTAAGCTCCCTGGCCGCCGTGCGCCGTCGCACCCGCCAGGGCATCGCCGATAGATGCTGCCGCAAGCCTTGTGACATATCCGTTCTAACGGAGTACTGCTCCATCCCCAATTACTAA
- the Ilp1 gene encoding probable insulin-like peptide 1, with product MPSNSQNRLSHRMLGKDTSAITAVQVSRRHWPLVMLIFLAVVQGHVHQLQQGSHKLCGQALSDAMDVVCAHGYNTLPQKKSSTVDAQDDEVPEYALSPLLTSLYGAEVLIKTRRHRRQRSSGGIYDECCVYSCRYEELASYCLPK from the coding sequence ATGCCTTCAAACAGCCAAAACAGACTCAGCCACAGGATGTTGGGCAAGGACACAAGTGCAATAACGGCAGTACAGGTCTCCAGGCGGCACTGGCCGCTCGTCATGCTGATCTTCCTGGCCGTCGTCCAGGGCCATGTccatcagctgcagcagggtAGCCACAAGCTGTGTGGCCAGGCCCTGTCCGACGCCATGGACGTGGTCTGTGCCCACGGCTACAACACGCTGCCGCAGAAAAAGAGTTCCACAGTGGATGCCCAAGATGATGAGGTACCCGAGTATGCGTTGAGCCCCCTGCTCACCAGCCTCTATGGGGCAGAGGTGCTCATCAAGACGCGGCGACATAGGAGACAGCGGTCATCGGGTGGCATCTACGACGAGTGCTGTGTGTACTCTTGCCGCTACGAGGAGCTGGCCTCCTACTGCCTCCCCAAATAA